ccatgctcatgtaAAAACAAAATCGTTCTCCCTCATCATAAACGGCACAGACCGCCACTGAACTGCATACTCCAGAGAAGACAGTCCACGAGAAACTTTCACTTTACAAGTATAATGCCATTCAAGTTCCAATACATGTAAGCCTACCAAACATCCCTGACTTTCTTCGTCTCAGGGCACGCACAACAGGGTTTCAGTGGTTTCTTCTCTGTGCCCTCAATGCCCCTCAATGGCCCGACGCTGGCAGCAGACATGGAGGACATTTTTCAGGCTGTAAAATAAACCGTGTAAGCGATTAGCTGCATGGCATCATCATAAAACGGTCAATGTTATCTCATATCCTTGGAACGTCCCTACCCTTAACCATAATAAACGCCAACTTCAAAAttgggtagggatgtcccaaggatcccggatataACGGACCATCATAGAACGCAGAGTGAAAATGGAGCCAACTTTACACGAGAAGATACTCTGCTACATGTGTTACAAAGTGCCAGTTCTCAATATATTTGCTAGCTTCCCAAATTGATGGCAACATTGTGATTGATTGTAGGTAGTTATTTAACTAAAGACAAACAGTTTCCTATAGCTGATGTCACATTATAGGTCACTTAATTTCACGTAGAAATTCCATTTGCAAAACCAAAACCACACCATCTGCTAGAACCAAAACTATATGTCTAGGCTagttatctagctaacgttagcttacaTACAAAGCTATATTTTAGAAAAACATTAGCTTGTAATACTGTATGTCAAGATCACTCGTACTGAATTATTTAAGAGCAGTGCACAATTAAACATTCAGTAGAGAAGATATTTAACAACACACTAGCAAAAATAATCCTTATGTAAcatacttagctagctagctgttatgCCTTCATGCGCATGGACGCCGATTTATGTGTCCTTCCTTATACAGCACGGTGTAGCCAGTTATGTTTTTGATGGTTACGCTAAGATTTCTGGGACATTAAGTTTTAATTTCCAAACTGCAACAAATTGACAAGTGTAGGTCATTCCACTCATTTTTGCTTCtaccaggggcgcaactttcacggggggaggggggcatgatgcccccacattctgaaattgcatatttgtccccccagttttatcattgcacTGTGATACACAACGCAGCaccggtgtgctttaggaccatcaaattttattggtcacatacacttatttagcagatgttactgtgggtgtagcgaaatgcttgtgttcctagctccaacagtgcagtagtatctaacaattcacagcaatacacacacatctaaagtaaaataatggaattaggaaatatataaatattaggacgagcaatgtcagagtggcattgactaaaatacagtagaatagaatacagtaaacTGTAGCGACCagcacagacagctgtgtgttatgtgttaggcttgtaggtggttgtgttgtacttaccagtacccagagttcaacctgctatctgccaatcacgggaatgcctggaatgttctgatgcGGGGCATCCTGGCGGTGGCGGAGTGGCGTGGAGGGGAGTTGGGCAGGGGGGTGGAGCATTGGCAGTTAAGACCAGGTTAAGCCTTTGTTCTCTCTTACGTCTGGCcttcacaagagaaggtcacgGGTTGGCTTGTGTGTTATCTTTCATTTATTTGGTgtgggctacggccaaacagtagcctgtgtaaagTTGGGTTAATAAACCGTCAATTAGTAAACTCAATCCTCTGTCTGGACAATTTttcctttatgatctagtcaggtcattacaatacatatgaaatgagtaaagcagtacggtatgtaaacattattaaagtgactagtgagccattattaaagtgaccagttaTTCCAtgtctacatacagtggggcaaaaaagtatttagtcagccaccaattgtgcaagttctcccacttaaaaagatgagaggcctgtaattttcatcataggtacacttcagctatgacagacaaaatgagaaaaaaaaatccagaaaatcacattgtaggatttttaatgaatttatttgcaaattatggtggaaaataagtatttggtcacctacaaacaagcaagatttctgcctctcacagacctgtaacttcttctttaagaggctgtactgtcctccactcgttacctgtattaatggcacctgtttgaacttgttatcagtataaaagacacctgtccacaacctcaaacagtcacactccaaactccactatggccaagaccaaagagctgtcaaaggacaccagaaacaaaattgtagacctgcaccaggctgggaagactgaatctgtaataggtaagcagcttggtttgaagaaatcaactgtgggagcaattattaggaaatggaagacatacaagaccactgataatctccctcgatctggggctccacgcaagatctcacccggtggggtcaaaatgatcacaagaacggtgagcaaaaatcccagaaccacacggggagacctagtgaatgacctgcagagagctgggaccaaagtaacaaagcctaccatcagtaacacactacgccgccagggactcaaatcctgcagtgccagacgtgtccccctgcttaagccagtacatgtccaggcccatctgaagtttgctagagggcatttggatgatccagaagaagattgggagaatgtcatatggtcagatgaaaccaagatagaactttttggtaaaaactcaacttgtcgtgtttggaggacaaagaatgctgagttgcatccaaagaacaccatacctactgtgaagcatgggggtggaaacatcatgctttggggctgtttttctgcaaagggaccaggacgactgaggAAAGAATGAacggggccatgtattgtgagattttgtgtgaaaatctccttccatcagcaagggcattgaagatgaaacgtggctgggtctttcagcatgacaatgatcccaaacacaccgcccgggcaacaaaggagtggcttcgtaagaagcatttcaaggtcctggagtggcctagccagtctccagatctcaaccagtctgtgacaaCACTTTATTCCCTCTGTGCAGCAAACAATGGACAAGCAAGAAACTATTTTAAAGCAATCTGACAAACCTCTGAAGTTAATTTCGAAAATTGTATTAAGGGTTGATAGAGGCTTTTCCCGATGGCacaaaaatgtgaggaagatCTGGGAGAtgctattgatgatgatgaatggatacagatatgATAGAATGCCCAGCcatgttcatataatctcagacataaattactgcagtttaagaCCACTCATAGAACCtactatatgccagtgaaactgaatatcatgcactcAGAATTGTTATTCttctgctggaggtgtaaaacacaaaaggggCCATATTTGCATATTTTATGGTCTTGTGAACActggctgaattctggcaaagagtCTTTCAAAGAGTTCTGGCAAAGAgttcttttatctcagcatgtcctaagattctcccttctccctgtttttgtttgcttggaaatgttgatagtgGAGACTGTTTAAGCAATCCTTAGCTGCTGGGCTGCTCattcctggccctgggggtctgccgCACTGTTggttgtcactctggccttggcctaacacacctgaaaccaataatgaatgttATTGAATGTTATTGAATTCAATAATGAATGtcactaagatcctaaagctgagtgaggtgtgttgggttggggcgcTGCATGGCAATGGACCCCTAGGGGCAAGACGGGATGACccagctatattgtgtgcaagtaaaaagAGGTCTACAGTACTATTAGGCTTATGATAGGAAttacactgaaaaaaatatagTTCTGTCATCAATCCCTTAAACACATTTAATAATGATCTCTTACTTAGCTTGATGAATGTGGGCATTTTTGCTTACTTTTTGTTGTTCTAAATAGAGACGGCTAGAAGGGCCATGGGTCATATTAGATTGTCTATAAATGCAGGAAATGAGCTCTAGATGCCCCCCAAAATGGGAGGACCCCCAGACCTCCCCACCAAGGTGCCCCTCCCGTGTTGTTTTTAATGATTATAGATCATTTAATCTAATGTCCATGTTTTTACCTGGCGTGTGTGATTCTacaacttgttggatgcatttgctatttgttttagttgtgtttcagattatgttgtgccctatagaaatgaatggtaaataatgtatagTGTCATTTTGTAGTCACTTTTATTCTGAATAAGAATatgtgtttctaaacacttctacattaatgtgaatGCTACCATGATTGCGGATagatgaatgaatcgtgaatattgatgagtgagaaagttaaacgcacaaatatcatacccccaagacatgtaaGACATgcaaacctctcaccattacaataacggtAATTTTGCATTTTTGGGGTGGTATGATATTTATGTCTCTGTAATtataatttttaaaattttacctttatttaactaggcgagtcagtaaagaacaaattcttattttcaatgactgactaggaacagtgggttaactgcctgttcaagggcagaatgacagatttgtaccttgtcagctcaggggtttgaacttgcaaccttccggttactagtccaatgctctaaccactaggctacgccgCCACCCCTTAAGAAGCTGGCCtctgccattcaactgtattagaGCAGAATTGTGGTGTGTCAGTGGAATGAACCTATCACATTTTGACTTGCAATAGGTGAGACctataaattatttttttttaagtgatAACACGTCACTCATTAAAGCACAAGAGAAAATAAGTGGTACAAGCAGTAGTTTGCCCATACTAAAGCTAGTAACGTTTTTAGTTAACCTTTATTTTTATCAGGGAGtaatactgagaccaaggtctcttttacagatgagccctgaattacatgaattacagaaaatacacaaaACGCAGGCAGGAAGAAAAACatggtcataaaaaaaaaaagattcatcagtagtaaggtcctcaaatcagctttctgaattgcccTGAGTGCACCAAAACATACATTCAAAAACATTTTTAAGATAGTTCTACAAATAAAGTGCAAAAAACctaaaagctgatttacctaaTTCAGTAGAGATCAAAGGAATTGCCAGAGTTAGCCATCCATGTGGTACTTGtatgtctaaagtttagtaaAGACGTTAGGTACAGGGGGACTTTTTGTAAAATGACTTTATAAATTAAAACATAGCAATGTATCAACCTACTTGCCAtcaaagagggccaaccaactttctgatAGAGAATGCAGGGATGAGTACTAAAATTGTCACCCGTAATAAAAACTGCATTTAAcggctttaatgaagtggcaCCTGTGTTCAAATAGATGGTGTCGCCATTGTCAAGGACCGATAGGAACGTCACCTAAATAATATCTTTTCTACTATTTCTATAGAAGAAGCCTGTTTTCATTCCCAGCTTGATAACTCATCAATATGCGCTTTAAAAGCCACCTTcaaagaaaatcacatttctttgtccattaaaataacataaaattgatcagaaatacagtgtagacattgtaaataactattgtagctggaaatggctgattctttatggaacatctacataggcgtacagaggtccattatcagcaaccatcactcctgtgttccaatggcacattgtgttagctaatacaagtttatcattttaaaaaggctaattggttattagaaaacacttttgtaattatgttagcacagctgaaaactgttctgattaaagaagcaataaaactgtccttctttagacgagttgagtatctggagcatcagcatttgtgagtttgattacaggctcaaaatggccagaaacaaagacctttcttctgaaactctttagtatattcttgttctgagaaatgaaggctattccatgcgagaaattgccaagaaactgaagatctcgtacaatgttGTATATTACAATAATGTAtacctttctaaaattatccgcaaccattgttgcaatccctattaccagtctgttcaacctctctttcgtatcgtccgagatccctaaagattggaaagctgctgcggtcatccccctcttcaaagggggtgacactctagacccaaactgttatagacctttatccatcctgctctgcctttctaaagtcttcaaaagccaagttaataaacagatcactgaccatttcgaatcccacattACCTTCTCCAcagtgcaatccggtttccgagctggtcatgggggaacctcagccatgctcaaggtcgggccaattgaggtagtatgtactgtatgtgtgccattcagatggtgaatggcaCAGATATACAAAAGAAAGACAACAGTTAAAtatgtctttgaacagggtatggtacattagtaggtgccaggctcaccggtttgtgtcaagaacggcaagaatgctgggtttttcacactcaacagtttcccacgtgtatcaagaatggtcaaccaCCAAAAGTACATCCTGCAAATTTGACAACAgtgggaagcaatggagtcagcatgggccagcatccctgtggaaccctttcgacaccttgtagagtacaTGCCCCGACgacttgaggctgttctgagtgcaaaaggggAGGTGCAACGCAATATGAGgatggtgttcctaatgcttGGTATACTCAGTAACCTAAGCATCAGAATAAGctgcctcaatatttgcagccat
This portion of the Oncorhynchus tshawytscha isolate Ot180627B linkage group LG26, Otsh_v2.0, whole genome shotgun sequence genome encodes:
- the LOC112225482 gene encoding cytochrome c oxidase copper chaperone, with product MSSMSAASVGPLRGIEGTEKKPLKPCCACPETKKVRDVCIIEKGEESCTDLIEAHKDCMRALGFKI